One region of Juglans regia cultivar Chandler chromosome 4, Walnut 2.0, whole genome shotgun sequence genomic DNA includes:
- the LOC108988426 gene encoding uncharacterized protein LOC108988426, whose protein sequence is MVSEEPVSNESSIPIFTMSSSSAQNAQNLNTHLASSTEIPLITLNITTQINQKLTPSTFSQWRAQFEALLKRYDLLDYVIDISQCPNLDNNLVSALQKTHWVQQDKVILRAILTSTSPTITPLIATAQTSHEAWKKLTSLYASRSRTRAMQLKEEIALIQHGNQSITEYLHAIKALADEIAIIDELTLYVLHGLGFDFLEIAAPIRSRENPLAFEELHDLLVGHHNYMRRLDATT, encoded by the coding sequence atggtatcagaagaGCCAGTCTCTAACGAGTCTTCAATTCCTATATTCACTATGTCATCTTCCTCAGCCCAAAATGCCCAAAATCTCAATACCCATCTTGCTTCCTCCACCGAAATCCCTCTCATTACTCTCAATATCACTACTCAAATTAATCAGAAACTCACTCCCTCCACTTTTTCCCAATGGAGAGCCCAATTTGAAGCTCTCCTCAAACGCTATGACCTACTTGATTATGTCATTGACATTTCTCAATGTCCCAATTTGGATAATAATTTAGTCTCAGCCTTACAAAAGACCCATTGGGTTCAACAAGACAAGGTTATTTTAAGAGCCATTCTCACCTCTACCTCTCCTACTATAACCCCTCTTATTGCTACCGCTCAAACTTCACATGAAGCATGGAAGAAACTAACCTCTTTGTATGCTAGCAGGTCACGGACAAGGGCTATGCAACTCAAAGAGGAGATTGCCTTAATTCAGCATGGAAATCAATCCATTACCGAGTATTTGCATGCTATCAAGGCCTTGGCAGATGAGATTGCCATTATTGATGAACTAACTTTGTATGTTTTGCATGGTTTAggttttgattttcttgaaattgCAGCACCAATTCGATCAAGGGAGAACCCACTTGCTTTTGAGGAACTTCATGATCTCCTTGTTGGCCATCACAACTACATGAGAAGGTTGGATGCTACTACCTAG